CCCGTCGTCACGTGCGCGCGCAGCATCGCGAAGATCTCGTCGATGTCGCGTTGATGACCGCGCGCCGAGGGCGCGGACCGGATGTCCAGCTCGATCGCCGACTCGTCAGAGAGCTGGGACAGTGTCCACCACGGGTGCCCCGACCCGCGCGCCGCGACGCACACCTCGTCGAGTTCGCGGAATCCCGATCCGCCGAGCTGCTCGACGTCGATCGGCGAATCGCCGCCGACGGCGGCCACCGACCATGACGCATCGAGGAATTCGCGGCCGGTCTTGATCAGGTCGGCGGCGCGCGTGCGGACCTTTTCCGGATCGCAGACCAGCACCGGGGTGCCGTCGGCCAGCTGATCGGTGAGCAATGTCACCGCTCCATCTGCCGTGGGCAACAGGACCGGCAGCAATGCCTCCATCCCGTCGACCGGGATGCCCTCCGCCAGCTTGGCCAGCATGTCGCCGACGCCGCCGGTGACGCCGTGCTCGGCGGGCGGCTGCTGGGCGGCCAGGGCGGCGGCCCGGGTCCGCACGTCGTCGGTGAGCAACAACTCGCGGCAGGCCACGGCTACCACGGTGTCGACGCTGATCTCGGGAATCGACCGCTGGTCGGCGACCGAGAACATCCGCATCTCGCTGACCTCGTCGCCCCAGAATTCGACCCGCACCGGATGCTCGGCGGTCGGCGCGAACACGTCGAGAATGCCGCCGCGGACGGCGAATTCGCCGCGTTTTCCGACCATGTCGACCCGGGTGTAGGCCAGCTCGACCAGCCGGGTGATGACGTCTTCGAAGGCGAGTTCGTCGCCGACCGCCAGGGTGAGCGGCTCGGTCTGGCCGAGCCGGGAGGCCATCGGCTGCAGCACCGAGCGGACCGCGGTGACCACCACCTGCAGAGGTGGACCGAGCCGGTGGTCCTGCGGGTGAGCCAGTCGACGCAGCAGCATCATCCGGGCGCCGACGGTTTCGACACCGGGCGACAGCCGCTCGTGCGGAAGCGTTTCCCACGACGGAAACATCGCGACGGCGTCGCCGAGGACACCGCGCAACTCCGCCGTGAGGTCGTCGGCCTCACGGCCGGTCGCGGTGACGATGAGTAACGGCCCCTGCCGGGCAAGTGCGCAGCCGACGAACAGTCGAGCGCTGGCGGGACCGACCAACGCCAATTCCTCGGGTCGGTCGGCCGCCAGGTCGATGAGTCGCTGCAACGTCGGCGCACGTAATGCCGACTTCACCAGCCCCGCGAGTGGGGTATCTCTGGTTTCTAGCCCCCCTGCGGTCATGATGAACCCATTGTATGGGGACTCGGCGTCGTGAAATTTCGGCCGACCGTCGTCAGGGATCCGTGAAGATACGGGCCGTTAGATCGCTACCCGTCGGCCAAATGCGGGTCAGCTTCGAGATGAGTCAGCCCGTTCCAGACCAGATTGACCAGATGCGCGGCGACCACTTCTTTCTTCGGCTCCCTGGTGTCGAGCCACCACTGAGCGGTCATCGATACCGATCCGACCAGTGCCTGCGCATACAGCGGCGCAAGGTCGGAGTCCAGGCCGCGACGGGCGAAGTCGCCGGCCAGTATCGAGCTGACCTGATTGACGGCATCGTTGAGCAGGCTCGAGTAGGTCCCCGAGCTGATCGACGCGGGCGAGTCGCGGATCATGATCCGGAACCCGTCGGTGTGTTCCTCGACATAGGTCAGCAACGCCAGCGCCACCGTCTCGACGCGTACGCGAGATCGATTGTTTGTCAGCGACGAGGTGATGCGGTCCAGCAGGGAAGACATCTCGCGGTCGACGACCACGGCGTACAACCCTTCTTTGCCACCGAAGTGCTCGTAGACAACGGGCTTAGAGACGTTGGCCCGAAGGGCGATTTCCTCGATCGAGGTCCCCTCATAGCCCCGCTCGGCGAACAGCGACCGCGCGATGTCGATGAGCTGGTGGCGGCGCTCGCTCCCGGTCATGCGGGTACGCGGCGCCTTGGTTTCCTTGTCGGGCGCAGCCACGTCTAACAGGTTATCTCTCGGTTGCCCTCCCCGATCGGAACGCGGGGTCGTCTAGAGTGGACGCGATCTTCACCGCTGGTCGCAGCGATCCGTCGTGGTGTAATCGGCAGCACTTCTGATTTTGGTTCAGACAGTTCAGGTTCGAGTCCTGGCGACGGAGCTCTCCACGCACGTACAGCACGGCTTGCTTAGCCGATTCTGAGAGCACACTGCCCCGTTTTCGGCCGTGCGGGCCACAAGCAGTCCTGGTTCTCGGACGAATTCAGACGACTTCAATCGCATTGTCGGCCAATTATCACGGGACGCTTAGCCTTCCGAAAAGGCTGTGTTCGAATGGAATTTTCCGCTCAAGGACTGAAAACGAAAATCCATACAAAGAACGACACCGCACCGAGGCCGCCTCGCAGCGTTGCAGGTCAGCGGGCAAAAACTGT
This genomic stretch from Mycobacterium paraterrae harbors:
- a CDS encoding TetR/AcrR family transcriptional regulator, with amino-acid sequence MTGSERRHQLIDIARSLFAERGYEGTSIEEIALRANVSKPVVYEHFGGKEGLYAVVVDREMSSLLDRITSSLTNNRSRVRVETVALALLTYVEEHTDGFRIMIRDSPASISSGTYSSLLNDAVNQVSSILAGDFARRGLDSDLAPLYAQALVGSVSMTAQWWLDTREPKKEVVAAHLVNLVWNGLTHLEADPHLADG